Proteins found in one Rhodovulum sp. MB263 genomic segment:
- a CDS encoding homoserine dehydrogenase: MTTPLRLGIAGLGTVGVGVVKIVQSRANLLAQRSGRPVVVTAVSARSRGKDRGVDLSGYAWEDDPVALARRDDVDVLVELMGGSDGPAKAATETALAAGKDVVTANKAMLAIHGQALAETAEAAGRVIRFEAAVAGGIPVVKALTEGLAGNRIDRIMGVMNGTCNYILTRMEREGLPYETVFEEAQALGYLEADPTLDVGGIDAGHKLALLTSIAFGSRVDFDAVELEGIERISIVDIRNAADMGFRIKLLGVAQTTGRGLEQRMSPCLVPANSPLGQLEGATNMVVLEGDAVGQIVLRGAGAGEGPTASAVMSDVVDIARGFRVPTFGQPAAGLEAARPARATVAAPYYLRIELQDKPGAMAKVAAVLGEAGVSIDRMRQTRHSETTAPVLFLTHKTTRDALDQALKGFAATGVVVGDPVAIRIEDV; this comes from the coding sequence ATGACCACCCCCTTGCGCCTCGGCATTGCCGGGCTCGGCACCGTCGGCGTCGGCGTCGTCAAGATCGTGCAGTCGCGCGCCAATCTGCTGGCCCAGCGCAGCGGGCGGCCGGTGGTGGTCACGGCAGTCTCCGCGCGCAGCCGCGGCAAGGATCGCGGCGTCGATCTGTCGGGCTATGCCTGGGAAGACGATCCGGTGGCGTTGGCCCGCCGCGACGATGTCGATGTCCTGGTCGAACTGATGGGCGGCTCGGACGGCCCCGCCAAGGCCGCGACCGAGACCGCGCTGGCCGCGGGCAAGGATGTGGTGACGGCGAACAAGGCGATGCTGGCGATCCATGGCCAGGCGCTGGCCGAGACCGCAGAGGCGGCCGGCCGGGTGATCCGCTTCGAGGCCGCGGTCGCGGGCGGCATCCCGGTGGTCAAGGCCCTGACCGAGGGGCTTGCCGGCAACCGGATCGACCGGATCATGGGCGTCATGAACGGCACCTGCAACTATATCCTGACCCGGATGGAACGCGAGGGCCTGCCCTATGAAACGGTCTTCGAGGAGGCCCAGGCTCTGGGCTATCTCGAGGCCGATCCGACGCTCGATGTCGGCGGTATCGACGCCGGCCACAAGCTGGCGCTTCTGACCTCGATCGCCTTCGGCTCGCGGGTCGATTTCGACGCGGTCGAGCTGGAGGGGATCGAGCGGATCTCGATCGTCGATATCCGCAACGCCGCCGATATGGGCTTTCGCATCAAGCTTCTGGGGGTGGCGCAAACCACCGGGCGCGGGCTCGAACAGCGGATGTCGCCCTGCCTGGTGCCGGCGAATTCGCCGCTCGGCCAGCTCGAGGGGGCGACCAACATGGTCGTGCTCGAAGGCGACGCCGTGGGCCAGATCGTGCTGCGCGGCGCGGGGGCGGGCGAAGGCCCGACCGCCAGCGCGGTGATGTCGGATGTCGTCGACATCGCCCGCGGCTTCCGGGTGCCGACCTTCGGGCAGCCCGCGGCTGGGCTCGAAGCGGCGCGCCCGGCCCGGGCCACGGTCGCGGCGCCCTACTATCTGAGGATCGAGCTGCAGGACAAGCCCGGCGCCATGGCCAAGGTGGCGGCGGTGCTGGGCGAGGCCGGGGTCTCGATCGATCGCATGCGCCAGACCCGACACAGCGAGACCACCGCGCCGGTGCTGTTCCTGACCCACAAGACCACCCGCGACGCCCTGGATCAGGCGCTGAAGGGCTTCGCCGCCACCGGCGTGGTGGTGGGCGACCCGGTCGCGATCCGGATCGAGGACGTCTGA
- a CDS encoding TetR/AcrR family transcriptional regulator, which produces MARTSGSHSEITGPRLRAAAQALFARHGYAAVSMRRIAAEVGVQAGALYNYIPDKQGLLFELMKSHLDELLAAWEALPKGRGPRDALEAFTRFHIRFHLDRPDAVFIAYMELRNLEPGNFRIIEALRRRYETVLEDILREGGARGVFEVADSKHAAFAVIAMLTGVTTWYRDEGRLSRAEVEDLYWSMVKKAVSA; this is translated from the coding sequence ATGGCACGTACATCCGGTTCGCATTCCGAGATCACCGGCCCGCGGCTTCGGGCGGCGGCGCAGGCCTTGTTCGCGCGGCACGGCTATGCTGCGGTCTCGATGCGCCGGATCGCGGCCGAGGTCGGGGTACAGGCCGGTGCACTCTACAACTACATCCCCGACAAGCAGGGGCTCTTGTTCGAGCTGATGAAAAGCCATCTCGACGAGTTGCTTGCCGCCTGGGAGGCGCTGCCCAAGGGGCGTGGCCCGCGCGACGCGCTGGAGGCCTTCACCCGCTTTCACATCCGTTTCCATCTCGACCGGCCCGATGCGGTCTTCATCGCCTATATGGAGCTGCGCAATCTCGAGCCCGGGAATTTCCGCATCATCGAGGCGCTGCGGCGGCGCTACGAGACCGTGCTCGAGGATATCCTGCGCGAAGGCGGGGCGCGGGGCGTCTTCGAGGTGGCCGACAGCAAACATGCCGCCTTCGCGGTCATCGCCATGCTGACCGGCGTCACCACCTGGTATCGCGACGAGGGGCGGCTGAGCCGCGCCGAGGTCGAGGATCTTTACTGGAGCATGGTGAAAAAGGCGGTCTCGGCCTGA